In Acidisarcina polymorpha, the DNA window CAGCAATCCGGAGAGCTTCCTCTTCTGCTAAATGAGGCGGGGGCGGAGCGCCGACCCATTGGGCAAATTCCGGCAGCCAGCGGCTGACGGGCGATGGGTCGTCGTCGACGATGTTGTAGATCCCGGGGGGCGCGGTGATCGCCGCCACCGTAGCCTGGGCAGCGTCGTCGATATGGATCCAGGACCAGACTCCTTGGCCGTCGCCAATCACTGGGGCCCCCTGACGTCGAACTTGGTCTGCCACCGCGCCATCGGGGTTGTACCAGGTGTTCGGACCATAAAAGAAGCCGTAGCGCAGAGCGACCCCTTCCATCGCTTTGGAGTTCAACACTCGCGCCTCGAGCTCAGCGTACGCTCTTGCGCTGGCTGCGACACCGGGGCTCGCATCGGTGGCAAGCCCATCGGTTTCGTCCGCCAGGCCGTTGCTCGCCTTCAAGAAGAAGCCGCTCGCCTGTTGAAGATAGCGGCGAACCCCGATCTTTTCGGCTGCCCGGTAAAGATTGCCACCGCCCTCAATGCGCAGT includes these proteins:
- a CDS encoding NAD-dependent epimerase/dehydratase family protein, with the translated sequence MRIFVAGATGAIGRPLIAELIRQGHTVTGMTRSAAGAQSLTHLGAAVVEVSAFDQAAVEQALRASEAEIVIDELTSLPKDPAQMATSAAGDRKLRIEGGGNLYRAAEKIGVRRYLQQASGFFLKASNGLADETDGLATDASPGVAASARAYAELEARVLNSKAMEGVALRYGFFYGPNTWYNPDGAVADQVRRQGAPVIGDGQGVWSWIHIDDAAQATVAAITAPPGIYNIVDDDPSPVSRWLPEFAQWVGAPPPPHLAEEEALRIAGEDAVYYANRLSGASNAKAKKTFNFKPRRLEWLLA